ACCATTTCAAGTAGATTATTTTACGAAACACCGGTTTATTGAAAATCCAATATCCAAGCTGTATAATTTTAAAACATTGGAACTATTGGTTGTAGCTTATTTCTAATGAAATAAAGAATGTATATTTGTTACTGTTTTAAAACTCCCTTCTTTTGAGGAACACCTGCACTATTTACTTTTCAGAATAATGTAGTTATAATATACTTGCTCTTTCTCAAGGGGGTGTATTGGATTCGACAGGGCCGAATTGAATCATAGAGCGCATGCCGGGGTGTGGCCACCTCGTTAATAAGGCCACAAAAAACAACTGCCAACTACAACTACGCATACGCTGCTTAATTAAAGCAGCCGTCCCTTTTCGGGGTGCTCCTGCCCGAAAAGAGGGCGTGATAGACAGGAGCTGGACTCAAACCCATGCCTTCAGGGTTTGGGTCGAGAGCATAGAAGGCTATCCCTCAAAGCACCTGCCTGTCGGTGCAAGAGGGAGAAAAACAAAGACAGGCTAAGCATGTAGGGCTCTATGGTTCAAGGCCCCTGGACGCGGGTTCAATTCCCGCCACCTCCACCAGTCTTATTCGGAATTTTGGAATTATACCTTTTTGACAAAGAAATTTTAGCGAGTCTTTTTCAAACAAATGAGAATTTTTAAGTAATATTTTTTGAACCCCTCAAGTATCCTCATTTACAAATTTAAACATCATTGTAATTTTTTTTTGGATAAACCGAGAAAGGGCCGATATGTTTTGGCAAAACTGTCTACAAGAATTTCGACCAATAAGAGTCCTCTTATAGAATTAGACTGCTAAAAATTCGTGGTGGTCCCGCTCTGCGGGACCACCACGAATCCCGATAATCAGCTCTCCTCGCCTTTTAAACTGCCTTAGCTTTTTCTTACCTCGTCCGTATCTTCTCAAAATAGGTATAAATCACTGGCACAACCAAAAAAGCCATTATTGTAGAGGCTACAAGCCCGCCGATCATAGCAACAGCCAGAGGTTGCCTCAAAGCACCACCTTCAGTGTGTCCTGAAAGAGCCATTGGAATAAGACCAAAAATCGTGGTGAGGTTGGTAATAAGAACAGGTCTTAGCCTTGTAACGGAACCTTGAATCACCGCTTCCAGTGGATCAACACCTTTCTCCCTAAGCTCTTTGTAAAAGGTTAACATAACAATCGCTTGGTTTACCACAACACCTACGAGAATTAGTACACCAACCATAGATGGTACTGAAATCGTAGTTCCAGTAATAAATAAAGCCCAAATGGACCCGACAAATGCAAGGGGAATAGTCAGCATAATTATAATCGGATCTCTTAATGACTCAAGTTGGGCTGCCAGAATCATGTAAACAAGAAGGATAGCAGCAAAAATCGAGATTCCAAGATTCTTAACCATATCCTGAACTTGCTCAAATTCTCCTTTTATCTGGAGGCTATATCCTTCTGGTAATGAAATTTTGAATAATCTATCTCTGATTTCAGAAAATACCTCACTCTTCTTTCTTCCCTGTATATCGGCAAGAACCTTTATCACCCTTGACTGATTTTCATGATCTATCTGTACAGCACCTAAATCGTAAGAAAATTCAGCTATCTCCTTTAGAGGTATTACAGCCCCCGTCGGAGTTATTATAGGAAAGTAGAAAAGTTTCTCCACACTCTCTTTCAAATAGCTGGTATCTGCCTTTAAAACGAGGTCATAATCCTTCCCCCTTAACCTCAGTTTTGTAGTAGTTACTCCCTGAAATGCAATTTGAAGCTCCCTCTGAATCTGTATTGGAGTAAGTCCAAAATATGCAGCCTTATCTCTCAAAATGTTAATTCTCAACTCAGGTTTTGCCTTTTTAAAAGAAAGCTCTACACCTTCAATACCCTTAATTTTCCCAATTTCATCGGCCACTGTATTTGCAAGGGAAAGGAGTTCTTCCAGATCTTTACCATAAATGGAAATTTCCACGGGTTTCCCCGCACCACCGAAAAAGAGAGTATTAACAAGGTCCATAGATTTTACAGTAGCCCCTTGATAAACCGGAGTTTTTTGCAAAATTTCGTTTGCAACTTGCATTGCACTTTTTTTCCTCTTTGCCGCATCCACAAGACGAATCATTAAAGTGGCGGTATTGCTACCCTGAGAAGTACCAAACATCATACCACTTGACAAACCACCTGTGGCCATTACCCTCTCAACCTCTGGATACTCCTTTGCTATATCTACGAGCTGATCCACATAGTGTTCTGTTTCTTGAAGATTGGTCGCCGGGGGGAGTTCAATGGAAATTATTGCTGTACCCATGTCCATCGATGGCACAAACTCCCTATCAATGAACTTTAAAATAGGTATAGAGACGATGAAGAGAATTACGGTACCTACTAAAATAATCCCCCTCTTTGGCAAAACAAATCGGGTCAATATTTTATGGTATAAATCCCTTAACGGGGTAAACCAATAGCGTTTCCTCATCTCCTTTAGGGCTACAGCCTGGGTAATATAGCTTGAAGTCATAACAGGTATTATGGTCACAGCTACAAGAAGAGACGCCAAAAGTGTAACCGTAACCGTTATTGCCAGAGGCTTTGTAAACTGTCCTATCATTCCTCCAATGTAAATAAGAGGAAGAAACACCACAATATTGGTCAAAGTTGAAGCTGATATAGCTGTCCAAACTTCCTCCGCACCATTAATCGCTGCATTATACCTATCTTCTCCTTGTTCCTCATGTCTGAAAATATTCTCAACAACAACAACCGCAGCATCCACCAGCATTCCTACCCCAAGCGCTATTCCCGCAAGAGTCATCATATTTAACGAATATCCAAGAAAGTAAAGAACCGTAAAAGATATAATCACGGAAAGAGGTATTGCCAGACTAATGACAAGAGTAGGTCTCAAGTCTATGAGGAAAAGAAAAATCATTATCGCAGCCAGTATAGCGCCGATTATTCCACTATTTATTGTCTCCGAAGCAGATTTGGTTATAAAACGGGCTTGGTCAAAACCTTTTTGTAGATCCACGTCCTTATACCACTGACCAATCCTTTTAACTGCTCTATCAACGCGCTGTACCACCTGAACGGTATTTGCACCGGACCTCTTATAAACTGAAACAATTATTGCTTCGTCCTTGAAATTCTTTGCAAACCCTAATCTTTCCGACTCTGTTGCGTATACTTTTGCCACATCTTTAAGAAATACAGGGAGTCCGTTTTTTCTGAAACCAACCACTTGATTTTCCAAGTCCCTTATATTGCTGTATTCTCCTACCGTCCTGATCAAGAGGGTTTTATGCCTTACATCAACCCTACCTGATGGAAAATTAAAATTGTTGAGTTGCAACATCTGAGAAATCTGACTAAAAGAAACACCTGCTTCAAGAAGTTTTGGTACTTCCACTTCAACCCAGTACTCTATCTCCCTTCCACCTATTACATCAACCGTTGCTACACCTTCAACCCTTTCAAGATAGGGTTTAATATCATTTTCAAGAAGTTTTTTAAGTTGGGTTAAGGTGTATCTATCTGAAGTCGCAATGTAGCGAGCAACAGGCATCATTGAAGCATCAAACTTGAAAACAATCGGTTTTTGAACATCTGCGGATAAATACCTCTCTATAAGTCCGATTTTATCTCTAACCTCCTGTGCAGCAAAATCCAGATTTGTACCCCATTCAAATTCAGCAATAACCACTGAAGCACCTTCTATTGACTGAGAAGTAACCTTTTTGACACCCGAAACCGTGGAAACAACGCTCTCTATGGGTTTGGTGATCAATTGTTCAATGTCCTCCGGCGCAACATTCTCATAACTAGTAACAACCGTAACTGCAGGGTACGTC
The window above is part of the bacterium genome. Proteins encoded here:
- a CDS encoding efflux RND transporter permease subunit; this encodes MIKFSVRHPVTILMFIGVLLVLGVVSLSRMGLDLLPQMTYPAVTVVTSYENVAPEDIEQLITKPIESVVSTVSGVKKVTSQSIEGASVVIAEFEWGTNLDFAAQEVRDKIGLIERYLSADVQKPIVFKFDASMMPVARYIATSDRYTLTQLKKLLENDIKPYLERVEGVATVDVIGGREIEYWVEVEVPKLLEAGVSFSQISQMLQLNNFNFPSGRVDVRHKTLLIRTVGEYSNIRDLENQVVGFRKNGLPVFLKDVAKVYATESERLGFAKNFKDEAIIVSVYKRSGANTVQVVQRVDRAVKRIGQWYKDVDLQKGFDQARFITKSASETINSGIIGAILAAIMIFLFLIDLRPTLVISLAIPLSVIISFTVLYFLGYSLNMMTLAGIALGVGMLVDAAVVVVENIFRHEEQGEDRYNAAINGAEEVWTAISASTLTNIVVFLPLIYIGGMIGQFTKPLAITVTVTLLASLLVAVTIIPVMTSSYITQAVALKEMRKRYWFTPLRDLYHKILTRFVLPKRGIILVGTVILFIVSIPILKFIDREFVPSMDMGTAIISIELPPATNLQETEHYVDQLVDIAKEYPEVERVMATGGLSSGMMFGTSQGSNTATLMIRLVDAAKRKKSAMQVANEILQKTPVYQGATVKSMDLVNTLFFGGAGKPVEISIYGKDLEELLSLANTVADEIGKIKGIEGVELSFKKAKPELRINILRDKAAYFGLTPIQIQRELQIAFQGVTTTKLRLRGKDYDLVLKADTSYLKESVEKLFYFPIITPTGAVIPLKEIAEFSYDLGAVQIDHENQSRVIKVLADIQGRKKSEVFSEIRDRLFKISLPEGYSLQIKGEFEQVQDMVKNLGISIFAAILLVYMILAAQLESLRDPIIIMLTIPLAFVGSIWALFITGTTISVPSMVGVLILVGVVVNQAIVMLTFYKELREKGVDPLEAVIQGSVTRLRPVLITNLTTIFGLIPMALSGHTEGGALRQPLAVAMIGGLVASTIMAFLVVPVIYTYFEKIRTR